From the genome of Podospora bellae-mahoneyi strain CBS 112042 chromosome 2, whole genome shotgun sequence:
AGTGCCCGCCAGCACGTCGGATGGTGTCAATCCTTTAACCGGGACGGCGGCCTCCGCACCTGACTAGAGCAGACCGAGGTCGGTCTCGATCGTCGTGATGGATATCTGATGTAGTTCATGGGTTCATGGGTTTATGCCTGTCGAAATAGAGTTGGAGAATTGTGACGTAGCCTGAGCTTGATGTCCCTAAGCCTGGTGAGCTTGGCTGACTTAGGGCCAACCATCCTATGTGCAGGGGGTCAAAGTGCTGCCAGCCTACTGGTTAGCCTATCGGTCCTGGGCATTCTTGGGCAGGGGTTCGGGTCTAGACTGGTCTCTCTGGTCTCTGGCCAAGTTCTGCCGTAAAAGGCTTCCCCGCGGAGCCATGGCCTACCAGGGCGGCCCCCCTTGACAGGCACCACTAATACTTGAGAGAGTACATAGGGAAGATGACCCGGTATCCATGTGCAAGCCATTTGAAATTCCGCTTGGCCATTGAAAAGCAGTGCTAAACTTGGTATCACAACAACAGAAAAtgctcctccctcctgcGCAGTCAGTCCTGAACGCCAGCCTGTTACCCAGCGTCTTGCTGTGACAGTGTCTCCCAATATCTCCCAATGTCTCTCATTGTCCCCCAAAATACCCAGAAGAATTAGCATTCTATGACATATCGGAtatcattcatcatcatcattatcatcattcATGGCTGCGGAAGCCGTTGGTCTTGCAATGACCACCCCTCACGTCTTTTCTCAGCTCCCCGTCCTCTCTATGTTGGGACCGTTATCTGGCCACATAGTTTGGTTTCCTGGCCAGGTTCACAGCCGGCGGTGCATCTTCATCCAGAGGGTAAGGCAGCGCAGGAGCAGCTCCTCGCCCAGAGGTTGAATGTTGCCTCTCGGGAAGCGGTGTTTTGGGAGGCAAGGGGGGAGGTCCATCACGTACTGGtaatggctgctgctgtgatgGAAGCTCTTGGTACCGTCGAGGGTAGTCATCCGCGCTCACAATAGCGATCTTGTCTGAGCCTGACGCCGTTCGGTACTGCGAGGGCGTCGGAGCATTCACCGTCAGCCGGTCTGCGTCGTCATTGTTCTGAGGCTTAGCCGGGCGACCACCttggggaggcggcggaggggcTAGAGTAGGGGCGCTCGAGTACGGCTGCGTGATGCCCAGCGGCGAAGGCGGGAACCGCTCGCCTGAACTTCTGGGGGACGGCGTGCTGACACCGGGCCTTGGAAGCATGTCGCTTCCAGACTCGTACGACTGTCGACTGGGTGGTGTGCGAGGAGGGAAGACAGGAATATCGCCTGGCAACTCAACAGCCAGAGGCATCGAGATTTCCGGCAACTTCTTTTCTTGCTCTGCGGCACTCATGGATCCGAGACGCTCCCACCGCAACTTGGCGAAGTgaatcttggccagcttcGATGACGCTCCCTGTACCatcttctgctcctcctccctcgccaaatAGCGCCGGGTGTTGGTACTGATTTCGGCCAGCCGGTTCCACTCATTCATGCCAAACTCTCCCACGCCCACCTCCACATTGAGCCGGTAATAATGCTCAATGTTGACACCCCGCTTGGGCAGGTGTTCCTTTTTCATGAGCTCATGAATCTTCTCACAGCCCTCAATCTTGGctatcaacctcctcctggcCTCGGCAAACTCTCCCATGAAGCCCTCGTACCACAAGGTCGAGTTTGTGTCACTGCTCTTTGGCCGCTTTCCAGTTCCGACGCTGACAAATACGCCGACCTCACGGCCGGGCCACTCATTCACCACTGCCTCGTCCAGAGCAGTGATGGAAGGGTTGAAGGTACCAGCGCCATCGTCGTGGAAAACCGAGTGTCCGATCTGAATCGGCTTGAAAGCCAAACCGATGGCGCAGGTTGCTCTCCCAGCTTGCCAAATCTTGCAGTCAAACTCGGGAGCGGGCTCCTTTCTGGAATCGTAGGATCGCAAAAGCGCCGGAGCGCCGCCTCGTTGGGTACCTCGATATACAGCTGTAATGGCACTGCAAGGATGATATCAGGGGTCAGTCAGCCTTGTCCTGGTGGAACGAGGGAATACAGAAATTACTTACGTCTTGGTCctgttctctctctcgtcaTACAAGCGGGCGTTGGGATTGCCCCAGCgtgaggagatggtgggccTTGCTGCCTGCGATGTTGGGCTCTTGGCGCTGAAGCTGATCACACTCGCGTTGCTCGAATGCCTTCTCGGATAGGCAGCGCTCGATCGCGAGGCAGTGGACATGGGATACGTGCTGCTCGTTTCAGACAGGTCGTTGCCCTCTCGTTCATGCACCGTATGCTCCCTGACACACTCCTTGAttgcctcctccagcttggtCGCCTTGAACAGCGTGGACCTATAGGGAATCCCAGCGATGGTCTTGTCCGTCTCAAACACCATGCGCGTCAGGCGCACATACAGTTCCTTGCATGTCTCGATATCCAGACGCAGCCTGCCAAGCATCAAGGCGATGAGGCCACCGGTGCCAGTGCCAACAATGAGGTCAAAATGATCGCATGGCTTAGGTATCTCGGATCGTTTGGGGGCCCGACCTTCGATTTCGACGAACGTCCGGTGCATCAGCTCTTGCAGGATCAGGAACATGGAATAGCCGCgaacacctccaccatctagAGGCCCCAAAAGACGGCGTTAGTATGCTATGCTTGCAACCTTTGCGCTGCGCGCACGCAGGCTAAGAAAGGGCCGGCCGTCAACATACCTAGTGATAAGATGCGCAGGGGCGGACCTTTGGTGGTGTCCTTGCGCCTCAGGTGGGAGTCCATCTCCAGAATGTAGGCAGTCACTCAGAGAAACTGCAGACTAGAGAATGTGTGAGTATCGGGAAGCCTGCAAGGCCCCGAGGACTCGACGAGtcctgaagatgatggcttTGCCGCCGAGAGGCCTACTACAGTGGTTTGCTTGGCGCAACgactgggagagggggtgggtgacgCAGGAGCTTGGGCCGGACGGGGAAGCGATCAGCCTGGAAATACGCCACACCTGGCTTGTCTTTTTTGTATTTTGGTGCTGTCACAAAGAGTGAGGTTGACTGACCgttttcttttgggctgctggggagcaggaggatgtCGTGTAGAAAAAGATGACCTGGATCTGTATGCGATCACTCCGATCTCAGCGCTTGCAGATAATCCGAGAGCAACAATCACGGGCGGTTTGTGGCAGTGCCTGAGCGCCGAGTCCCGAGAAAGGAAGCCTTCTACCAAGTACATGGTGCACACAATTCCTGAATGGGGCCCGTGCATTGGGGGACTTGGGTGCCCGATGACGAGGCATCTACCTATCGCCTCCTGACAATCAGGGCGCTTTAGGACGGCTCTTGTTGGGCCCACGCAATCCGGCCACAGGAACCCGCTGCTCCGAATGCACAAGGCTGTCATCACCTGCTCTGATTCGATGCCACGCGAGCTTCGGTGCGAGGGCGAACAAACACATGGCTGCAAGTTGTGGCTGTGCCAAAGCATGTCTTGAAGACGAGGGATGAGGTGGGAAGGGAATGAGGCCTTTTCTGATGTCAAAAAGAGTCTCGCACCTCGGTCATTAAACCCGAGCCATCTGAAAAGGCCCTTGTTGAAAGACGGGATTCCGGTGTCTCTTATTGGTCGTACCTACCATGGGCTTGTTGGGTGGTAGGTAGGCAGTTGCTAGCACAACAAGGGCAACTAGCTGTCTACGACGTCATCGTTTCGTTGCCCGCTATCTGTGTCACTCCTAATAGAGGACCAGATCCATCGTGAACATGTTCAACACAACCTTCACTTCTGCATCTCCCGGGCATCCCCGACTGCTTGATTCAACTCTCCCCAGTCACCCGTCATGCTTTCGTCTTGCTTTGGATCTGGCCGGCGCCGGTCAGACGAGCATGagccgctgctgccccaaTACGATGACACCACCTCGCTGCAGAGACAGCTGCACCAGAAGCTGCACACGTACCAGATGCTTCGAGCTCTATCCAAAGGTTTCATGCCCTCAAACGAGCAGACCATTGTGAATCTCAGAACCCTTCTCGTTGccgacatcctcaacccaGATCTCGACACAACGGAGCTGAGCGACTCGGGCCAAGCGCTGGTGCATTACAGCAAACAGTTTGTCCACCAACTCATtgagctcctccaacacAAGAACAGCAATGATCAGATTCAAGATTTTATCTGGTACTTGACCAGGGCGAGGGTCTCGGTGGACATGGAGCACGTCGCTGAACGGGCAGCCAAGGCAAAGGCCAAGGCTGACACAGCAGCAGGTTTGTTGGAGAATCTGGTCGATTTCCACACCAGTGCTTGCTCGGCCAACTGACACATTTATTCTTGCATTCTAGCTTACAAGAGCCTTCAAACCGTGGGTTCCCTGCTTCTCACAAATTCGGACTTTCGCCTGTTCCTCACAGATCTCAACTTGGTTGCCCGCGAGGTGTTCAAAGACACCGCCTTTGCCCTTTCCGAGGCTTCGAAAGAAGCGGGTAAAAGTCTTGAACCGTCTCCTCAGGAGCAGCAATCCTTGAAGGCACCGGGGAAGGATGCGCAGACATCGCCAAGCAAAGAAGACCTCTCGAACCAGGCCTCAGAGATTACCCAGGTGCTCACCGGGAGCACGTCTACCGTGGTTGAGGGAGCCGAAAACAGTATCATCAGCAAGCTCCAAGGTGATGAAAAAGACACCATGCTTTTCCGGCTGAAGCAGGCCGTGTTGAAGCTTAGAAAACGACGCGACTATTCCGACTCTGTTTCGACCCTCTCACTACTGCTCAAGCGCTATGCCATGGTTTACTCACGCATTGCTCGTGACACTCTCGAGGCGGCTGACCAAGACGTTGACCGGAATCCGGAGACGGACCGAGCGCTGAAAAACTTCTGGCTGTTCATCCGATCATTCGGGGATGCCGAGGAGTGGGAAGAGCTGGAGCGGCGTTTCGGGGACGTTATGGATCATGGCCAGAATGACCCGGAATTTGAAGACCTGATTCAGCAACTAGGAAACGCACTCCAGGAAATGTTTACAGACGCAGCCTTCTTCGAGCACGCCGAGGAGAGGTTCCAGGCATTACGGGTCAGGTCGAGACGACTTGCCTCGGGGTCATCTTTACGGGACGACATCGACGGACTTCTTACTCAGGTGCAGTCAACCTTTCAGTCGGTCATCAGAGACAAGGATGTTGCCAATCTCATCAAAACCGCAACCACCATCGGCAAGATTCTCTCCCCCAAGCACCAATATGCCAATACAGATTTGCTGACGGATTCGATCAATGTTTTTGTGCCACTGCTCATCCAGTCAATCAATTACATTCCGATACCCAGGCTTGAAATCTCAACACCGCAACTCGACTTGTTGCTTGAGAATCTCATCTTGGAACCCGGCGTCACGGTCAATCATTCTTCATTTTTCCCATATAAGCTCCGAGTTGAGACCTTCAATGACTTGGAGATCCGCAAGGCGCGCTTTCGGACAACTTCGGCGATAAAGAGCCTGATGCGCATCAGGATTGATGGATTGTCCATCAAGGCCGAAGAGGTAGGGTTCTGGCTCCAGGCGCACACAGGGTTCTTACGCCTGGTGGATGAGGGAATTGCTTCGTTTGAGCTTGACGAGCGAGGTCTGGACATCCAGCTCGACGTGGAGGTTGGGAGAGACAGGCTTGAGAAGATACTCTCTCTAAGGGGGGTAAGGGTGCGCATCCACAAACTCAACTGGACCCTGCGGAGAAGTAGGTTCAGTTTTCTGGCATGGCTCATGAAGCCACTCCTCAAACCCCTTATTCGCAAAACCATCGAGATGCAGATCGCCTCGGCCATCAAGGATTCACTGCACTTTGCCAACCGGGAACTCTTGTTCGCACGGGAAAGACTCCGTGCGACACGTATAGCTGATCCTGATGACTTGCGGACTTTTTTCAAGGCTGTTTTGGCAAGACTTACACCTCCTGACGACCCAGATCTCTACGCTCGTGTCGGTGTCGGCGAGCCAGGCCAAGGTGTTTTCGAAGGAGTTTACGCGCCTGGTAGCATCGTCAAATTGTGGAAGGAAGAGGCACAACAGGCACCACAAAGGATCCGAGAAAATGAGAGAGACGGGTGGCGCAATGATGTTTTCGATGTCCACGCCAGACTTTTGGGGTGAAGGGGTGTATTACTCATGGTCTGCTTGCGTCTTGGATCCTCTTCACTTGTGTCACGATAAGGGTTGAGGACACACCTTCAATGAGTAGTCAACTTGATGCAAAATATTAATAACACTCTCAACAAAATGCGCTTGTACACCATGTTCTTGCACGTGCGTTTTACTCGACATCTGATCCGGGATGTAAAGCTTGTCTTGGGCCATGACATCATAACTGGGGGTTCACTGGGCGCATATGGCTGGACGCCATTCGTGGTTCTTTGCAGCAGTCAGCTGAAGCCGAGTGGCTCAATCAAGAACCAATATCGGACAGGCCTGTTCTCAGTGGCTGGACTGGCCAAGCTGCACGCTTTGAAGTAAAAACAGGGTCCTGTTCGTTtcaacggtggtggtggtccggCCTACCCAAACAAGTGACGTGGTTCAAGGAGCTTGGGCACTTCTGGTTTGAAGTCATCGTCAACAGCTAGGTCTTAATCGCGTCAAAAAACATGGTCAGAAGGGGCGGCGGGAATGACGAAGAACAAAAAGAGTACCAAAAGAGCCAAGTACTGTCCGGTGCCACGACATTACGTGTAGCAGTATATAGCCCAACGGTGAGCCGTAGGTTCCTCATCGGTCTGCCTCCATTCTCTAGTCCTGTAATAttcaacagcaacgacgACGGCTTACCCTGCCCATTCGTTGATAAAtatccccagcagcaaccgtTACGCCCACTCGCGTTACTAGCCTAGCATAACTCAACATGGCGCTACCCGAGATCGCCTCCATCATTCTGCGGCTGGCAGAGCTGGCGTTTGCGGCCGTTGTCGCAGGCTTGAACGGCGACTATCTACACTCAGTTCGCGGCGCTTCCTCGTGGGATTTGGGACGACACATCTACACTGAAGTTGTTGCGGGGTTGTCCATTTTGTTTGCCATTATTTGGCTGTTTCCCTTCAGCTCCTCGTTTATCCATTGGCCGGCCGATCTGTTCTTCAGCATCCTGTGGTTTGTGGCCTTTGGTCTATTGGTGGATTGGCTCGATGGTTCTTGCGGGTATGTATCAGTGCTTAGACTTGTTTCGACCTCTCCGGGGCCAAAATGGATTAAAGCTAACTTTTCCTCAGACGGGTTTTCGACTGgaccaacctctccttccgGGACACTGCATCCTGTGCCCAGTTCAAGGCCGTAGtcgccttttccttcttgagTGCCATCTGCTGGCTAGCCAGTG
Proteins encoded in this window:
- a CDS encoding hypothetical protein (EggNog:ENOG503NZ7Q; COG:I); the encoded protein is MDSHLRRKDTTKGPPLRILSLDGGGVRGYSMFLILQELMHRTFVEIEGRAPKRSEIPKPCDHFDLIVGTGTGGLIALMLGRLRLDIETCKELYVRLTRMVFETDKTIAGIPYRSTLFKATKLEEAIKECVREHTVHEREGNDLSETSSTYPMSTASRSSAAYPRRHSSNASVISFSAKSPTSQAARPTISSRWGNPNARLYDERENRTKTAITAVYRGTQRGGAPALLRSYDSRKEPAPEFDCKIWQAGRATCAIGLAFKPIQIGHSVFHDDGAGTFNPSITALDEAVVNEWPGREVGVFVSVGTGKRPKSSDTNSTLWYEGFMGEFAEARRRLIAKIEGCEKIHELMKKEHLPKRGVNIEHYYRLNVEVGVGEFGMNEWNRLAEISTNTRRYLAREEEQKMVQGASSKLAKIHFAKLRWERLGSMSAAEQEKKLPEISMPLAVELPGDIPVFPPRTPPSRQSYESGSDMLPRPGVSTPSPRSSGERFPPSPLGITQPYSSAPTLAPPPPPQGGRPAKPQNNDDADRLTVNAPTPSQYRTASGSDKIAIVSADDYPRRYQELPSQQQPLPVRDGPPPLPPKTPLPERQHSTSGRGAAPALPYPLDEDAPPAVNLARKPNYVAR
- a CDS encoding hypothetical protein (EggNog:ENOG503NYCH) → MLSSCFGSGRRRSDEHEPLLPQYDDTTSLQRQLHQKLHTYQMLRALSKGFMPSNEQTIVNLRTLLVADILNPDLDTTELSDSGQALVHYSKQFVHQLIELLQHKNSNDQIQDFIWYLTRARVSVDMEHVAERAAKAKAKADTAAAYKSLQTVGSLLLTNSDFRLFLTDLNLVAREVFKDTAFALSEASKEAGKSLEPSPQEQQSLKAPGKDAQTSPSKEDLSNQASEITQVLTGSTSTVVEGAENSIISKLQGDEKDTMLFRLKQAVLKLRKRRDYSDSVSTLSLLLKRYAMVYSRIARDTLEAADQDVDRNPETDRALKNFWLFIRSFGDAEEWEELERRFGDVMDHGQNDPEFEDLIQQLGNALQEMFTDAAFFEHAEERFQALRVRSRRLASGSSLRDDIDGLLTQVQSTFQSVIRDKDVANLIKTATTIGKILSPKHQYANTDLLTDSINVFVPLLIQSINYIPIPRLEISTPQLDLLLENLILEPGVTVNHSSFFPYKLRVETFNDLEIRKARFRTTSAIKSLMRIRIDGLSIKAEEVGFWLQAHTGFLRLVDEGIASFELDERGLDIQLDVEVGRDRLEKILSLRGVRVRIHKLNWTLRRSRFSFLAWLMKPLLKPLIRKTIEMQIASAIKDSLHFANRELLFARERLRATRIADPDDLRTFFKAVLARLTPPDDPDLYARVGVGEPGQGVFEGVYAPGSIVKLWKEEAQQAPQRIRENERDGWRNDVFDVHARLLG
- a CDS encoding hypothetical protein (EggNog:ENOG503P5FK; COG:S), with protein sequence MALPEIASIILRLAELAFAAVVAGLNGDYLHSVRGASSWDLGRHIYTEVVAGLSILFAIIWLFPFSSSFIHWPADLFFSILWFVAFGLLVDWLDGSCGRVFDWTNLSFRDTASCAQFKAVVAFSFLSAICWLASAIVGFWWVRRNTRVRHTTTAPTYRRRRWYRSRV